From Hirundo rustica isolate bHirRus1 chromosome 1, bHirRus1.pri.v3, whole genome shotgun sequence, a single genomic window includes:
- the PDP1 gene encoding pyruvate dehyrogenase phosphatase catalytic subunit 1 isoform X1, protein MCVCPGPRRIAIPVRSSRLPLLSDAMPAPAHLFPLIRNCEISRIGSTACYCHHRHLCCLSSHFAHSHFRYAPQKKFASLYRPKEHFNHFIHTRDYASTPQRFYLTPSQVNSILKANEYSFKVPEFDGKNVSSVLGFDSNQLPANAPIEDRRSAATCLQTRGMLLGVFDGHAGCACAQAVSERLFYYIAVSLLPHETLLEIENAVESGRALLPILQWHKHPNDYFSKEASKLYFNSLRTYWQELIDLNSGETTDVREALINAFKRLDNDISLEAQVGDPNSFLNYLVLRVAFSGATACVAHVDGVDLHVANTGDSRAMLGVQEEDGSWSAVNLSYDHNAQNEHEVERVKMEHPKSEEKSLVKQDRLLGLLMPFRAFGDVKFKWSIELQKRVVESGPDQLNDNEYTKFIPPNYHTPPYLTAEPEVIHHKLRPQDKFLVLATDGLWETMHRQDVARIVGEYLTGVHHQQPIAVGGYKVTLGQMHGLLTERRARISSVFEDQNAATHLIRHAVGNNEFGTVDHERLSKMLSLPEELARMYRDDITIIVVQFNSHVIGTYQNEEL, encoded by the exons ATGTGTGTATGTCCTGGGCCCAGGCGGATCG CAATTCCAGTCCGAAGCTCCAGGCTGCCATTGTTGTCTGATGCCATGCCAGCACCAGCTCATCTGTTCCCATTGATTCGTAACTGTGAGATTAGCAGAATAGGCAGTACTGCGTGTTACTGCCACCATAGACATCTGTGTTGTTTGTCATCTCATTTTGCTCACAGTCACTTCAGATATGCACCGCAGAAGAAATTTGCGTCGCTTTACAGGCCAAAGGAGCACTTCAATCATTTTATTCACACGAGGGATTATGCTTCTACGCCACAGAGGTTTTACCTCACCCCTTCACAGGTCAACAGCATTCTGAAGGCAAATGAATACAGTTTCAAAGTCCCAGAATTTGATGGTAAAAATGTAAGTTCTGTTCTTGGCTTCGATAGCAACCAGTTGCCTGCTAATGCTCCGATAGAGGACCGGAGGAGTGCTGCCACTTGTTTACAGACAAGAGGGATGCTTCTGGGTGTGTTTGATGGCCATGCCGGCTGTGCTTGTGCTCAAGCTGTCAGTGAAAGACTGTTTTATTACATTGCTGTCTCTTTGTTACCTCATGAGACTTTACTTGAAATAGAAAATGCTGTGGAGAGTGGCAGAGCTCTGTTGCCCATTTTACAGTGGCACAAGCATCCCAATGATTATTTTAGCAAAGAGGCTTCCAAGCTTTACTTCAACAGTCTGAGAACTTACTGGCAGGAGCTGATTGATCTCAACAGCGGAGAGACTACTGATGTGAGAGAAGCTTTAATTAATGCTTTTAAGAGGCTTGATAATGATATTTCTTTGGAAGCTCAAGTAGGAGATCCAAATTCTTTTCTCAACTACCTAGTACTGCGAGTAGCATTTTCTGGTGCAACTGCCTGTGTAGCCCATGTGGATGGGGTTGACTTGCATGTTGCAAACACAGGTGACAGTAGAGCAATGCTTGGCGTCCAGGAGGAAGATGGATCTTGGTCTGCAGTTAATTTGTCGTATGACCACAATGCACAAAATGAGCATGAAGTGGAACGTGTGAAAATGGAGCATCCAAAGTCTGAAGAGAAAAGTCTTGTGAAACAAGATCGTCTCTTGGGTCTCCTGATGCCTTTCAGAGCTTTTGGTGATGTGAAGTTTAAATGGAGTATTGAGCTGCAGAAGAGAGTAGTAGAATCAGGCCCAGATCAGCTGAATGACAATGAATATACAAAGTTTATCCCTCCAAACTATCACACTCCCccatacctcacagctgaaCCAGAAGTCATACATCACAAGTTACGGCCACAGGATAAGTTCCTGGTTTTGGCCACAGATGGGCTGTGGGAGACAATGCACAGGCAAGATGTGGCTAGAATTGTGGGGGAGTACCTCACTGGTGTTCACCACCAACAGCCAATAGCTGTTGGTGGCTATAAGGTAACTTTGGGACAGATGCATGGTCTCTTAACAGAAAGGAGAGCAAGAATCTCTTCAGTATTTGAAGACCAGAATGCAGCGACTCACCTGATACGTCATGCAGTGGGTAATAATGAGTTTGGAACTGTGGATCACGAGCGACTGTCCAAGATGCTTAGTCTTCCAGAAGAGCTGGCTCGAATGTATAGAGATGACATTACAATTATTGTGGTGCAGTTCAATTCACATGTTATAGGCACTTATCAAAATGAGGAACTGTGA
- the PDP1 gene encoding pyruvate dehyrogenase phosphatase catalytic subunit 1 isoform X2 → MLAASCCDRRMCVCPGPRRIAIPVRSSRLPLLSDAMPAPAHLFPLIRNCEISRIGSTACYCHHRHLCCLSSHFAHSHFRYAPQKKFASLYRPKEHFNHFIHTRDYASTPQRFYLTPSQVNSILKANEYSFKVPEFDGKNVSSVLGFDSNQLPANAPIEDRRSAATCLQTRGMLLGVFDGHAGCACAQAVSERLFYYIAVSLLPHETLLEIENAVESGRALLPILQWHKHPNDYFSKEASKLYFNSLRTYWQELIDLNSGETTDVREALINAFKRLDNDISLEAQVGDPNSFLNYLVLRVAFSGATACVAHVDGVDLHVANTGDSRAMLGVQEEDGSWSAVNLSYDHNAQNEHEVERVKMEHPKSEEKSLVKQDRLLGLLMPFRAFGDVKFKWSIELQKRVVESGPDQLNDNEYTKFIPPNYHTPPYLTAEPEVIHHKLRPQDKFLVLATDGLWETMHRQDVARIVGEYLTGVHHQQPIAVGGYKVTLGQMHGLLTERRARISSVFEDQNAATHLIRHAVGNNEFGTVDHERLSKMLSLPEELARMYRDDITIIVVQFNSHVIGTYQNEEL, encoded by the exons ATGTTGGCGGCTTCATGTTGTGACAGGAGAATGTGTGTATGTCCTGGGCCCAGGCGGATCG CAATTCCAGTCCGAAGCTCCAGGCTGCCATTGTTGTCTGATGCCATGCCAGCACCAGCTCATCTGTTCCCATTGATTCGTAACTGTGAGATTAGCAGAATAGGCAGTACTGCGTGTTACTGCCACCATAGACATCTGTGTTGTTTGTCATCTCATTTTGCTCACAGTCACTTCAGATATGCACCGCAGAAGAAATTTGCGTCGCTTTACAGGCCAAAGGAGCACTTCAATCATTTTATTCACACGAGGGATTATGCTTCTACGCCACAGAGGTTTTACCTCACCCCTTCACAGGTCAACAGCATTCTGAAGGCAAATGAATACAGTTTCAAAGTCCCAGAATTTGATGGTAAAAATGTAAGTTCTGTTCTTGGCTTCGATAGCAACCAGTTGCCTGCTAATGCTCCGATAGAGGACCGGAGGAGTGCTGCCACTTGTTTACAGACAAGAGGGATGCTTCTGGGTGTGTTTGATGGCCATGCCGGCTGTGCTTGTGCTCAAGCTGTCAGTGAAAGACTGTTTTATTACATTGCTGTCTCTTTGTTACCTCATGAGACTTTACTTGAAATAGAAAATGCTGTGGAGAGTGGCAGAGCTCTGTTGCCCATTTTACAGTGGCACAAGCATCCCAATGATTATTTTAGCAAAGAGGCTTCCAAGCTTTACTTCAACAGTCTGAGAACTTACTGGCAGGAGCTGATTGATCTCAACAGCGGAGAGACTACTGATGTGAGAGAAGCTTTAATTAATGCTTTTAAGAGGCTTGATAATGATATTTCTTTGGAAGCTCAAGTAGGAGATCCAAATTCTTTTCTCAACTACCTAGTACTGCGAGTAGCATTTTCTGGTGCAACTGCCTGTGTAGCCCATGTGGATGGGGTTGACTTGCATGTTGCAAACACAGGTGACAGTAGAGCAATGCTTGGCGTCCAGGAGGAAGATGGATCTTGGTCTGCAGTTAATTTGTCGTATGACCACAATGCACAAAATGAGCATGAAGTGGAACGTGTGAAAATGGAGCATCCAAAGTCTGAAGAGAAAAGTCTTGTGAAACAAGATCGTCTCTTGGGTCTCCTGATGCCTTTCAGAGCTTTTGGTGATGTGAAGTTTAAATGGAGTATTGAGCTGCAGAAGAGAGTAGTAGAATCAGGCCCAGATCAGCTGAATGACAATGAATATACAAAGTTTATCCCTCCAAACTATCACACTCCCccatacctcacagctgaaCCAGAAGTCATACATCACAAGTTACGGCCACAGGATAAGTTCCTGGTTTTGGCCACAGATGGGCTGTGGGAGACAATGCACAGGCAAGATGTGGCTAGAATTGTGGGGGAGTACCTCACTGGTGTTCACCACCAACAGCCAATAGCTGTTGGTGGCTATAAGGTAACTTTGGGACAGATGCATGGTCTCTTAACAGAAAGGAGAGCAAGAATCTCTTCAGTATTTGAAGACCAGAATGCAGCGACTCACCTGATACGTCATGCAGTGGGTAATAATGAGTTTGGAACTGTGGATCACGAGCGACTGTCCAAGATGCTTAGTCTTCCAGAAGAGCTGGCTCGAATGTATAGAGATGACATTACAATTATTGTGGTGCAGTTCAATTCACATGTTATAGGCACTTATCAAAATGAGGAACTGTGA
- the PDP1 gene encoding pyruvate dehyrogenase phosphatase catalytic subunit 1 isoform X3 has product MPAPAHLFPLIRNCEISRIGSTACYCHHRHLCCLSSHFAHSHFRYAPQKKFASLYRPKEHFNHFIHTRDYASTPQRFYLTPSQVNSILKANEYSFKVPEFDGKNVSSVLGFDSNQLPANAPIEDRRSAATCLQTRGMLLGVFDGHAGCACAQAVSERLFYYIAVSLLPHETLLEIENAVESGRALLPILQWHKHPNDYFSKEASKLYFNSLRTYWQELIDLNSGETTDVREALINAFKRLDNDISLEAQVGDPNSFLNYLVLRVAFSGATACVAHVDGVDLHVANTGDSRAMLGVQEEDGSWSAVNLSYDHNAQNEHEVERVKMEHPKSEEKSLVKQDRLLGLLMPFRAFGDVKFKWSIELQKRVVESGPDQLNDNEYTKFIPPNYHTPPYLTAEPEVIHHKLRPQDKFLVLATDGLWETMHRQDVARIVGEYLTGVHHQQPIAVGGYKVTLGQMHGLLTERRARISSVFEDQNAATHLIRHAVGNNEFGTVDHERLSKMLSLPEELARMYRDDITIIVVQFNSHVIGTYQNEEL; this is encoded by the coding sequence ATGCCAGCACCAGCTCATCTGTTCCCATTGATTCGTAACTGTGAGATTAGCAGAATAGGCAGTACTGCGTGTTACTGCCACCATAGACATCTGTGTTGTTTGTCATCTCATTTTGCTCACAGTCACTTCAGATATGCACCGCAGAAGAAATTTGCGTCGCTTTACAGGCCAAAGGAGCACTTCAATCATTTTATTCACACGAGGGATTATGCTTCTACGCCACAGAGGTTTTACCTCACCCCTTCACAGGTCAACAGCATTCTGAAGGCAAATGAATACAGTTTCAAAGTCCCAGAATTTGATGGTAAAAATGTAAGTTCTGTTCTTGGCTTCGATAGCAACCAGTTGCCTGCTAATGCTCCGATAGAGGACCGGAGGAGTGCTGCCACTTGTTTACAGACAAGAGGGATGCTTCTGGGTGTGTTTGATGGCCATGCCGGCTGTGCTTGTGCTCAAGCTGTCAGTGAAAGACTGTTTTATTACATTGCTGTCTCTTTGTTACCTCATGAGACTTTACTTGAAATAGAAAATGCTGTGGAGAGTGGCAGAGCTCTGTTGCCCATTTTACAGTGGCACAAGCATCCCAATGATTATTTTAGCAAAGAGGCTTCCAAGCTTTACTTCAACAGTCTGAGAACTTACTGGCAGGAGCTGATTGATCTCAACAGCGGAGAGACTACTGATGTGAGAGAAGCTTTAATTAATGCTTTTAAGAGGCTTGATAATGATATTTCTTTGGAAGCTCAAGTAGGAGATCCAAATTCTTTTCTCAACTACCTAGTACTGCGAGTAGCATTTTCTGGTGCAACTGCCTGTGTAGCCCATGTGGATGGGGTTGACTTGCATGTTGCAAACACAGGTGACAGTAGAGCAATGCTTGGCGTCCAGGAGGAAGATGGATCTTGGTCTGCAGTTAATTTGTCGTATGACCACAATGCACAAAATGAGCATGAAGTGGAACGTGTGAAAATGGAGCATCCAAAGTCTGAAGAGAAAAGTCTTGTGAAACAAGATCGTCTCTTGGGTCTCCTGATGCCTTTCAGAGCTTTTGGTGATGTGAAGTTTAAATGGAGTATTGAGCTGCAGAAGAGAGTAGTAGAATCAGGCCCAGATCAGCTGAATGACAATGAATATACAAAGTTTATCCCTCCAAACTATCACACTCCCccatacctcacagctgaaCCAGAAGTCATACATCACAAGTTACGGCCACAGGATAAGTTCCTGGTTTTGGCCACAGATGGGCTGTGGGAGACAATGCACAGGCAAGATGTGGCTAGAATTGTGGGGGAGTACCTCACTGGTGTTCACCACCAACAGCCAATAGCTGTTGGTGGCTATAAGGTAACTTTGGGACAGATGCATGGTCTCTTAACAGAAAGGAGAGCAAGAATCTCTTCAGTATTTGAAGACCAGAATGCAGCGACTCACCTGATACGTCATGCAGTGGGTAATAATGAGTTTGGAACTGTGGATCACGAGCGACTGTCCAAGATGCTTAGTCTTCCAGAAGAGCTGGCTCGAATGTATAGAGATGACATTACAATTATTGTGGTGCAGTTCAATTCACATGTTATAGGCACTTATCAAAATGAGGAACTGTGA